The Nitrospirales bacterium genome includes a window with the following:
- a CDS encoding M28 family peptidase: protein MSFEHLKDIDVQRIVKDIKTLSHENFQGRQAGTVGGQKSADFVIRRFEHLGILPAGEAQEGMERSWVQQRPLSATVVSDEVTANFTVIRQSRQPYDVNLRLKADFLPVLDSPSVNVTAPVVFVGYGIDDPARGINDYQGLNVRNRIVLFLRGKPTSYSRWVTHEEKEQTARKHGAAGFITLTGPLLNRYEARRGLANIPLAMYSAAPDTRPLPGIWISGNVGDTLFTSQELSLNDIQTRLNEGKPVPVQDLGIVAHWRWQSQKTSGKLINILGTLPGQDPVLRKEIILIGAHRDHFGKQAGLVFAGADDNASGTALLLELARLLEAHKTDLKRTIVFAAFDGEERGLLGSKLYVQNPTHPLHNIFTMINIDHVGAGNGKLTVGLTRIPQSMGARAADQAGLSERVSLYGYFPGGDHVPFYEAGVPTVTVVSSGTHAHFHQPSDTGDTIQPAVLERAARYALALTWMFATGHKDDWFEESSSSDSRS from the coding sequence GTGTCGTTTGAGCATCTCAAAGACATCGATGTTCAACGTATCGTAAAAGACATCAAGACACTCAGTCATGAAAACTTCCAAGGAAGGCAGGCTGGAACGGTTGGCGGACAGAAATCAGCCGATTTTGTTATCCGGCGTTTCGAGCATCTTGGAATACTCCCAGCCGGAGAAGCTCAAGAAGGAATGGAACGATCCTGGGTTCAACAGCGGCCCCTTTCTGCGACGGTTGTTTCAGACGAGGTGACGGCCAACTTTACGGTGATCCGACAGAGCCGTCAGCCATACGATGTCAACCTTAGACTGAAAGCGGACTTCTTACCGGTTCTTGATTCACCATCCGTGAATGTGACGGCCCCTGTCGTCTTCGTCGGGTACGGCATCGATGATCCAGCTCGCGGCATCAATGACTACCAGGGCCTGAATGTCCGGAATCGCATCGTGCTGTTCTTGCGCGGAAAACCTACAAGCTATTCACGGTGGGTCACGCATGAAGAAAAGGAACAGACGGCCAGAAAGCACGGGGCTGCTGGATTTATTACACTGACGGGTCCGTTGTTGAACCGCTACGAAGCCCGTCGCGGGCTGGCGAACATTCCCCTTGCCATGTATTCTGCCGCTCCTGATACTCGTCCCTTACCTGGGATCTGGATCAGCGGAAACGTGGGGGACACCTTATTTACCTCGCAAGAACTTTCTCTCAACGACATCCAGACCCGATTGAATGAAGGCAAGCCTGTCCCAGTACAAGACCTGGGCATCGTCGCGCATTGGCGATGGCAGAGCCAAAAGACTTCAGGAAAGTTGATCAATATCCTGGGGACGCTCCCTGGACAGGATCCTGTTCTTCGTAAAGAGATCATCCTGATCGGCGCTCACAGGGATCACTTCGGAAAACAGGCAGGCCTGGTGTTTGCCGGAGCCGATGACAATGCCTCAGGTACTGCGCTCTTACTCGAACTGGCGCGTCTCTTGGAGGCACACAAAACGGACCTGAAACGAACGATCGTATTTGCTGCGTTCGACGGTGAAGAGCGAGGACTCTTGGGATCGAAACTCTACGTTCAGAATCCTACACACCCGCTTCACAACATCTTTACCATGATCAATATTGATCATGTGGGCGCCGGAAATGGAAAACTGACCGTTGGCTTGACGCGAATCCCCCAGTCCATGGGGGCACGAGCGGCAGACCAAGCCGGCCTGTCGGAACGGGTTTCGCTGTATGGATACTTTCCCGGTGGAGACCACGTCCCGTTTTACGAAGCCGGAGTCCCAACCGTCACAGTCGTGAGCAGTGGTACACACGCACACTTTCACCAGCCTTCGGACACAGGAGACACTATACAACCGGCTGTTCTTGAGCGCGCTGCCCGATACGCGTTAGCTCTGACATGGATGTTCGCCACCGGACACAAGGACGATTGGTTCGAGGAATCATCCTCGTCGGACTCCCGCTCGTAA
- a CDS encoding metalloregulator ArsR/SmtB family transcription factor, giving the protein MFSHMVNYVAGQLELTFSALSDSTRRAIVERLTTGKTTVKELARPFQISLPAISKHLKILEHAGLLTRTIEERTHHCELNVAPLKAFNEWLVWHQQFWEQRLDTLERYLQTSDQPSSIKELPS; this is encoded by the coding sequence ATGTTTAGCCATATGGTTAACTATGTGGCAGGACAGCTTGAGCTAACCTTTTCCGCGTTGTCTGATTCGACGAGGCGAGCCATCGTTGAGCGATTGACGACTGGTAAGACCACGGTAAAAGAGTTGGCTCGGCCTTTTCAAATTTCCCTTCCGGCAATTTCCAAGCATCTCAAAATTCTTGAACATGCTGGCTTGCTAACAAGAACCATCGAAGAGCGCACCCATCACTGCGAATTGAATGTCGCGCCCCTCAAAGCCTTCAATGAGTGGTTGGTGTGGCATCAACAGTTCTGGGAACAGCGTCTAGATACGCTTGAACGGTATCTCCAAACATCCGATCAACCATCTTCAATAAAGGAGTTACCATCATGA
- a CDS encoding DUF262 domain-containing protein — protein sequence MSTFDSTKTPLPDIIREITDGDLQLPDFQRGWVWDDHHVRSLLVSIARSFPVGAVMLLETGGDVRFQVRPVENVGFAVKNPEPERLILDGQQRLTSLTQVLALDKPVKTFDEKGKPIERYYYISINEALVDDLLDNAFIALEKDKKLKTNFGRDVVLDLSTRQKECEEFYFPCNQILNSDSWEESLQEFAPEKFSDYMGFRKKTLNAFRSYQLPVIALGKTTSKEAVCLVFEKVNTGGVPLSIFELVTASFAADNFNLRDDWFGSTRRKVQGRSKRIKIEPILDSIEPTDFLQAISLLRTYEKRKADIEAGKTGKAVSAVSAKRVAVLALALDDYRQWADEVEKGFMLAAKFLRKECFFTSRDLPYRTQIVPLAAVLTVLRERWLEPRIYEKLCRWFWCGVLGELYGGAVETRIANDLEELLAWIEGDAEEPRTIYEASFQPSRLYTLRSRLSAAYKGLNTLVLRKGAQDFFWKATVQELDHEEVALDIHHIFPKAWCESRGIKPAVFNAIINKTPISYKANRMIGGKPPSSYLSSIQTHKQVRLSDEAMDGILESHFIMPSALRQDDFEAFFETRKKNLLHIVEQAMGKEAEPGIQEEVWDDTDM from the coding sequence ATGAGCACATTTGATAGTACGAAGACCCCGTTGCCGGACATTATTCGGGAAATTACAGACGGGGATTTGCAGTTGCCAGATTTTCAGCGAGGCTGGGTTTGGGATGACCATCATGTACGATCGCTACTTGTTAGCATTGCGCGTTCTTTTCCTGTTGGTGCGGTCATGCTTTTGGAGACAGGAGGTGATGTGCGGTTCCAGGTTCGCCCTGTAGAGAATGTTGGTTTTGCTGTAAAGAATCCAGAACCTGAACGCTTAATCCTTGATGGGCAGCAGCGTCTCACCTCCCTCACGCAGGTCCTGGCTTTGGATAAACCAGTAAAGACCTTTGATGAGAAGGGTAAGCCCATTGAGCGCTACTATTATATTAGCATTAATGAGGCGCTTGTTGATGACCTTCTTGATAATGCCTTTATTGCGCTGGAAAAAGACAAAAAACTCAAAACCAATTTTGGACGCGATGTGGTCCTTGATTTATCGACTAGGCAAAAAGAATGCGAAGAGTTTTATTTTCCCTGCAACCAAATTCTGAATTCGGATTCCTGGGAAGAGAGTCTACAGGAATTCGCGCCGGAGAAGTTTAGTGACTATATGGGGTTTCGCAAGAAAACCTTAAATGCTTTTCGCAGTTATCAGCTTCCCGTCATCGCCCTTGGAAAAACCACCAGCAAAGAGGCCGTATGCCTTGTGTTCGAAAAGGTGAATACGGGCGGTGTTCCGTTATCGATTTTCGAATTGGTAACCGCGAGTTTTGCTGCCGATAATTTCAATTTACGTGATGACTGGTTCGGCAGTACCCGGAGAAAGGTTCAAGGCCGCTCGAAGCGTATCAAGATCGAACCTATCTTGGATTCAATCGAGCCAACGGACTTTCTTCAGGCCATAAGCCTTCTTCGCACCTACGAGAAGCGAAAAGCCGATATTGAAGCGGGGAAAACCGGCAAGGCAGTGTCAGCCGTTAGCGCCAAGCGTGTAGCCGTGCTCGCGCTCGCCCTTGATGACTATCGGCAGTGGGCCGATGAGGTTGAAAAAGGCTTTATGCTTGCAGCAAAATTTTTACGCAAAGAGTGTTTTTTCACTTCGCGCGATCTGCCGTACCGAACGCAGATCGTTCCGCTTGCCGCCGTGTTGACGGTTTTGCGTGAGCGTTGGCTGGAGCCGCGCATCTACGAGAAACTCTGCCGTTGGTTCTGGTGCGGGGTTTTGGGTGAATTATACGGCGGTGCAGTCGAAACGCGCATCGCCAATGATTTAGAAGAGCTTCTCGCGTGGATCGAGGGTGATGCCGAGGAGCCCCGGACGATTTACGAAGCGTCATTTCAACCCAGTCGGCTTTATACGCTTCGTTCCCGTCTCAGTGCAGCCTATAAGGGTCTGAATACGCTTGTCCTGCGTAAAGGGGCGCAGGATTTCTTCTGGAAGGCGACAGTTCAAGAACTTGACCATGAGGAAGTTGCCCTCGACATCCATCATATTTTTCCAAAGGCATGGTGTGAGTCGCGCGGAATCAAACCCGCCGTCTTCAATGCGATTATCAACAAAACTCCGATTTCCTATAAGGCGAACAGGATGATTGGCGGTAAACCGCCATCATCTTATCTGTCTTCGATTCAGACGCATAAGCAGGTAAGGCTTTCAGATGAGGCGATGGATGGGATTCTTGAATCCCATTTCATAATGCCCTCTGCCCTCAGACAAGATGATTTTGAGGCATTTTTCGAGACTCGTAAAAAAAATCTGCTCCACATTGTCGAGCAGGCTATGGGCAAGGAGGCCGAGCCCGGAATCCAGGAAGAAGTCTGGGATGATACTGATATGTAG
- a CDS encoding SRPBCC family protein, which yields MILNNGPVFSLIKHVRTTFACLCIIFLGLFLVSSAPAFAGEEPYTLQIEVLDHGAARIHGRLTLLTDPQHAFKILTDYEHWNALFPQGFQIQLFECLEDCTVIADMTIPHALVPWSTHLRVKAVEHPPQTFELQLLEGDYEQYHLRWEFTQGKGKNITLATMTLLLQPQGWLAAWTPNVLYEWTLRNGLEDHFERILTQVSVESARQ from the coding sequence ATGATCTTGAACAATGGACCGGTCTTTTCCCTGATAAAGCACGTCCGGACAACGTTCGCTTGTCTATGCATCATTTTTCTAGGTCTGTTCCTGGTTTCTTCCGCTCCCGCCTTCGCCGGCGAGGAACCTTACACGCTGCAGATCGAGGTATTAGACCATGGGGCGGCACGGATACACGGACGCCTTACACTGCTCACCGATCCACAACATGCCTTTAAGATTCTGACAGATTATGAACATTGGAACGCCCTATTTCCTCAAGGCTTTCAGATTCAACTTTTTGAATGCTTGGAAGATTGTACGGTCATCGCAGACATGACGATCCCGCACGCCCTCGTTCCCTGGTCGACACACTTGCGGGTCAAGGCTGTTGAGCACCCTCCTCAGACCTTTGAGCTCCAGCTCCTTGAAGGGGACTATGAACAGTACCATCTCCGATGGGAATTTACTCAAGGAAAAGGAAAGAACATCACCCTCGCCACCATGACGCTTCTCTTGCAGCCCCAAGGATGGCTAGCAGCGTGGACCCCGAATGTGCTGTATGAATGGACCCTGAGAAATGGACTCGAAGATCACTTCGAACGAATCCTGACCCAAGTGTCAGTCGAATCTGCCCGCCAGTAG
- a CDS encoding ROK family protein produces the protein MRIGIDLGGTKIEAILLAENGTELTRRRVPTPQGQYRETLETVSQLVREIEREFCEEALVGIGIPGTISPATGLVKNANSICLIGHRLQEDLEGLLRRPVRIANDADCFTASEATDGAAAGVHLVFGVILGTGVGGGVCWQGQVLRGPNAITGEWGHNPLPWPEDDERPGTPCYCGRSGCLETFLSGSGLQRAYKQLTEEDASPQDIYHRSRQGDVRSEQALRLYGSRLARGLASVINLLDPDVIVLGGGLSNVKRWYEEVPKIWGKWIFSDRVETKLVPAKHGDSSGVRGAAWLWPASSFKEIR, from the coding sequence ATGCGTATCGGCATTGATCTTGGCGGAACGAAAATCGAGGCCATTCTCCTGGCTGAGAATGGAACGGAATTAACTCGTCGGCGAGTACCGACGCCTCAAGGGCAGTATCGTGAGACGTTAGAGACGGTCAGTCAATTGGTCCGGGAGATCGAACGGGAATTTTGTGAAGAAGCTCTCGTCGGTATCGGAATTCCCGGGACGATTTCTCCTGCGACCGGCTTGGTGAAAAATGCGAATTCCATTTGTTTGATCGGTCATCGGTTGCAAGAGGACTTGGAGGGGCTTCTCCGTCGTCCTGTGCGGATCGCCAATGATGCGGATTGTTTTACGGCGTCTGAGGCGACCGACGGCGCTGCCGCCGGAGTGCATCTGGTGTTTGGGGTCATCCTGGGAACCGGAGTAGGCGGCGGCGTGTGTTGGCAAGGGCAGGTGTTACGTGGACCGAACGCCATTACGGGTGAGTGGGGACACAATCCGCTTCCCTGGCCGGAAGACGATGAACGTCCTGGAACGCCATGCTATTGCGGCAGAAGCGGGTGTTTGGAAACGTTCCTGTCCGGTTCAGGTTTGCAGCGAGCCTATAAGCAGCTGACAGAAGAAGATGCGTCTCCACAAGACATTTATCATCGTTCACGGCAGGGCGATGTTCGAAGCGAACAGGCTCTTCGTCTGTACGGGAGCCGCCTGGCTCGCGGTTTGGCCTCGGTCATTAATCTGCTCGATCCCGACGTCATCGTTCTGGGAGGCGGGTTGTCCAATGTGAAGCGATGGTATGAGGAAGTCCCGAAGATTTGGGGGAAATGGATATTTTCCGATCGTGTTGAGACAAAGTTAGTTCCCGCCAAACATGGAGATTCTTCCGGTGTTCGAGGAGCGGCCTGGCTCTGGCCTGCGTCATCGTTCAAGGAAATTCGATGA
- a CDS encoding YdbL family protein — MKSPSPSSFYTALIMAAMIIGVCISSQGFAATLEDAKAQGYLGETSSGYLGLVTPSAPADVKALMNEVNQKRKVKYEEIAKRNKTSLNAVEALAAKTAISKTQAGHYIQRPDGTWQKK, encoded by the coding sequence ATGAAATCCCCATCACCATCTTCTTTTTATACAGCTCTCATCATGGCCGCCATGATCATTGGGGTCTGCATCAGCAGTCAAGGATTTGCCGCGACGCTCGAAGACGCCAAAGCGCAAGGCTATCTCGGGGAAACATCTAGCGGATACCTGGGGCTGGTCACGCCTTCGGCTCCAGCCGATGTAAAAGCTTTAATGAATGAAGTCAATCAGAAGAGAAAGGTCAAGTACGAGGAAATCGCCAAGCGCAATAAGACGAGCCTCAACGCCGTCGAGGCCTTAGCCGCGAAGACGGCTATATCAAAAACCCAAGCGGGACATTACATTCAACGGCCCGATGGGACCTGGCAGAAAAAGTAG
- a CDS encoding YnbE family lipoprotein, translated as MNRRRTCFISPIIMSLTALLLAFTSCTPTARVEVAAPEKPITINLNVKIDHEVRVKVEKELDQVLSKDSDLF; from the coding sequence ATGAACAGACGCCGTACGTGTTTCATTTCGCCTATCATCATGTCTCTGACCGCGTTACTCTTAGCCTTTACGAGTTGCACGCCGACTGCTCGAGTTGAAGTTGCCGCGCCCGAGAAACCCATCACTATTAACCTGAATGTCAAGATCGACCATGAAGTACGCGTCAAAGTCGAAAAAGAACTTGATCAAGTCCTGTCCAAAGATAGCGATTTATTCTAA
- a CDS encoding YdbH domain-containing protein: protein MQTRRRRLLWLGFASLLLAPMVLYGSFPFIATALLQEELSKNGFKHITIQLGYPRTNTFQVQELAFEKDIAETLYKCTLHDMTFTYRLTELFNGQLQHIAIERGSVTIGRPVAADVSTGQDVTDETSASPEQAPPLTLDELLKPFPILPFSQLRIGEISIHRSSDDSPLQNISLSGTLDHHDGKWQAQIGVDGAEIPSYEFTLSGTSLGDAMVSLHSPTTTPSTLAQFSSQAKPVADNTHIQGTLTANIGNVITLAERFYPIDQELSKLAGTLSLSWTSTIPQTTKLDTFITTVSKTLDGTFQVQATLPQLQGHANNLKVAAQGWFSAAHDRVAWTILENSYASTNIRIDQAMIPEPARSIIPRKDHHLSITFPRPLKGAIEFQKQAPFVTADGLVQSEYRIPDSPVKLRASLTHASGHSFEDLMAEGEFLLSGMLDRQLEPDIPAKRLEWNFSGALAMNNQTMRVSLRPRSFLQASLPPIKEFHIPEATLTFVQPFTISYDLNHQLWNAEPSFLRLTTPQISWQDMTIQVQDTKLTMKQLKGSLSTWETQGQVVLLGIETANKNIVPPKTNWKFAFSAQPRLFQVKFLGQSSDKQLSLYGHINQNMISKEGTLALKLTPVSLSPMGINLKEIINPWPNPVDITSGQLSGESQVTWTVPSDSDSGSSPQLAAKANISIDGLSGHYDNIIFDSLSTNMTLVTADSWAMAQPAPVRLNKLETGVTISNMSMMLDLEAFPGSTLPRVHIRDFSAQLFDGEMGIKEFTFIPSKARHEFTLQAKGLDVGKILKLEQQEGLKGTGLLDGNIPLVLTEEGVEVLDGLLSARPPGGIIQYHTGEGTADVLKNTNENMNLVLQALSNFHYDVLTIGADYDHTGTLLLRTKLQGKNPALYSGKPIHFNLNVEENIPALLKSLQVAKDIEGRIEKLIQRSEQTLIPGLYNSESK from the coding sequence ATGCAGACACGCCGTCGACGACTTCTCTGGTTAGGATTCGCGAGCCTCCTGCTGGCCCCCATGGTGCTATATGGCAGCTTCCCGTTCATCGCGACGGCACTCCTACAAGAAGAACTCTCGAAGAACGGATTCAAGCATATCACGATTCAACTCGGCTATCCTCGCACCAACACCTTCCAGGTTCAGGAACTGGCATTTGAGAAAGACATCGCCGAAACCCTGTATAAATGTACATTACACGACATGACCTTTACCTATCGACTCACTGAACTTTTCAACGGTCAATTACAACACATCGCCATTGAACGCGGCTCCGTGACCATTGGCAGGCCAGTGGCCGCCGATGTTTCGACAGGGCAGGACGTGACAGATGAAACTTCCGCTTCCCCTGAACAAGCCCCTCCTCTCACACTTGACGAACTGCTCAAACCATTTCCCATCCTCCCCTTTTCGCAACTCCGGATTGGAGAGATCTCCATCCATCGTTCATCGGATGACAGTCCATTACAGAATATATCCCTCTCGGGAACCCTCGACCATCACGACGGAAAATGGCAGGCTCAAATCGGCGTTGACGGGGCAGAGATTCCATCTTATGAATTCACGCTATCGGGCACGTCCCTGGGTGATGCGATGGTGTCCCTCCATTCCCCCACAACTACGCCCTCGACTCTTGCGCAATTTTCTTCCCAAGCCAAGCCGGTTGCCGACAACACGCATATTCAAGGGACCCTGACGGCCAATATCGGCAATGTGATCACACTCGCCGAACGTTTCTATCCCATAGACCAGGAGCTTTCAAAACTGGCCGGTACCCTTTCATTGAGCTGGACCAGCACGATTCCGCAGACGACGAAGCTCGACACATTCATAACAACGGTAAGCAAAACCCTGGACGGCACCTTTCAGGTTCAGGCAACCCTCCCACAACTCCAAGGCCATGCGAACAATCTTAAAGTTGCCGCACAAGGCTGGTTTTCTGCCGCACATGACCGCGTGGCTTGGACGATACTCGAAAATTCTTACGCGTCGACCAATATTCGCATCGATCAAGCCATGATCCCGGAGCCCGCTCGATCGATTATTCCACGAAAGGACCATCACCTCTCTATCACGTTTCCCCGGCCTCTCAAAGGCGCTATCGAATTTCAGAAGCAGGCCCCTTTCGTCACGGCAGATGGCCTCGTTCAAAGCGAATACCGAATCCCTGACTCTCCCGTCAAGCTTCGCGCTTCGTTGACACATGCGTCGGGGCACTCGTTCGAAGATCTGATGGCTGAAGGAGAATTTCTGCTTTCCGGCATGTTGGACCGGCAACTTGAACCTGACATTCCAGCCAAACGACTCGAATGGAATTTTTCAGGCGCTCTGGCCATGAACAATCAAACCATGAGGGTTTCACTCCGACCCCGCTCTTTCCTCCAAGCCTCTCTCCCTCCAATCAAAGAATTTCATATTCCCGAAGCTACGCTCACATTCGTGCAACCATTCACCATATCGTATGATCTGAATCATCAGCTTTGGAACGCTGAACCGTCCTTTCTCCGGCTCACAACGCCTCAGATATCCTGGCAGGACATGACTATTCAGGTACAAGACACCAAACTCACGATGAAGCAGTTGAAAGGATCACTGTCCACATGGGAGACACAAGGCCAAGTCGTCCTGTTGGGAATCGAGACTGCGAACAAGAACATCGTCCCACCCAAGACAAACTGGAAGTTCGCGTTTTCAGCGCAACCACGGTTATTCCAAGTCAAATTTCTCGGACAGTCTTCAGACAAGCAATTATCGCTCTATGGACATATCAACCAGAACATGATTTCCAAAGAAGGCACTCTCGCCCTCAAGCTGACCCCAGTCAGTCTTTCGCCCATGGGGATCAACCTCAAAGAGATCATAAATCCGTGGCCCAATCCCGTCGACATCACGAGCGGACAACTCTCTGGGGAGAGTCAGGTTACATGGACAGTCCCTTCTGACTCCGACAGCGGGTCTTCCCCCCAATTAGCCGCCAAGGCGAACATCAGCATCGACGGATTGAGCGGTCATTATGACAACATCATTTTTGATAGCTTGAGTACGAACATGACGTTGGTTACGGCTGACTCTTGGGCGATGGCACAACCCGCCCCTGTCCGATTGAACAAGTTGGAAACTGGAGTAACGATTTCCAATATGTCCATGATGCTCGACTTAGAGGCCTTTCCAGGTTCCACGCTTCCTCGTGTTCACATACGGGACTTTTCGGCACAGCTGTTCGACGGAGAGATGGGAATCAAAGAATTTACATTCATCCCTTCCAAGGCCAGGCATGAATTCACTCTTCAAGCCAAAGGACTCGATGTCGGGAAAATTCTCAAACTCGAACAGCAGGAGGGGCTTAAGGGGACCGGACTTCTTGACGGGAACATCCCCCTTGTTTTGACTGAAGAAGGCGTGGAGGTGCTCGACGGACTCCTCTCAGCACGCCCCCCTGGCGGCATCATTCAGTATCATACGGGCGAAGGAACGGCGGATGTACTCAAGAACACGAATGAGAACATGAATTTAGTTTTGCAAGCACTGAGTAATTTCCACTATGATGTCCTGACGATCGGCGCCGACTACGATCATACCGGAACGTTGCTGCTGAGAACGAAATTGCAAGGAAAAAATCCTGCTCTCTACAGCGGAAAGCCGATTCACTTCAATTTAAACGTTGAGGAAAATATCCCGGCCCTGCTCAAAAGCTTGCAAGTCGCCAAGGACATCGAAGGCAGAATAGAAAAATTGATTCAACGTTCGGAGCAAACGCTCATACCGGGCCTTTATAATAGCGAATCCAAATAA
- a CDS encoding glutamine--tRNA ligase/YqeY domain fusion protein, translating into MTAEGTSHSTDFIRTIIEQDIQEGKQEGRVHTRFPPEPNGHLHIGHAKSICLNFGVAAELGGLCNLRFDDTNPSTEKIDYATSIQDDVRWLGFDWNDRLYHASDYFERLFQFALTLIHGGKAYVDSLSAEDIRVNRGTLTEPGKDSPYRTRSIEENLDLFTRMRDGEFEDGAHVLRAKIDMASPNMNLRDPTLYRIRRLPHYRAGKTWSVYPTYDFAHPLSDSLEGITHSLCTLEFQDHRPLYDWVLRECQVACHSQQIEFARLNLSYTVTSKRKLLQLVEEGHVKGWDDPRLPTIKGLRRRGYTPESIRSFCEGVGVAKRDGTIEMGKLEHAVREDLNARALRVMAVLRPLKVIIDNFPEGQVESMTAVNNPEDTTAGERTVPFSKEIYIEQDDFREEPPKKFFRLSPGKEVRLRYAYIIKCEHVVKDPLTGAVLEVHCTYDPETRKGGPQAGRKVKGTLHWVSAPHAIPADVRLYDSLFLTENPNAEEDFRSVLNPDSLQVLTNCQVEPSLRGATTGIPYQFERQGYFCVDPDSTPEKLVFNRTVALRDSWARLEKNTQ; encoded by the coding sequence ATGACAGCAGAGGGTACATCACATTCGACAGATTTTATTCGTACGATCATCGAACAGGACATACAGGAGGGAAAGCAGGAAGGACGTGTGCATACCCGGTTTCCCCCGGAACCGAATGGCCATCTTCATATCGGTCACGCCAAGTCGATTTGCTTGAACTTTGGCGTTGCTGCGGAACTCGGCGGGCTGTGTAATCTGCGGTTCGACGATACGAATCCCAGTACCGAAAAGATCGATTATGCCACATCCATTCAAGACGATGTTCGGTGGTTGGGGTTTGATTGGAACGACCGTCTCTACCATGCGTCCGACTATTTTGAGCGTCTGTTTCAATTCGCGCTGACGTTAATTCATGGCGGCAAAGCGTACGTGGACAGTCTCTCAGCCGAGGACATTCGCGTGAATCGCGGAACCTTAACCGAGCCTGGCAAGGACAGTCCGTATCGGACTCGTTCGATCGAAGAAAATTTGGACCTCTTCACACGTATGCGGGATGGGGAATTCGAAGATGGCGCGCATGTCCTCCGGGCCAAAATCGACATGGCATCTCCCAATATGAATCTCCGCGATCCGACGCTCTACCGTATTCGCCGGCTTCCCCATTATCGAGCCGGAAAAACGTGGAGCGTATACCCGACGTATGATTTCGCCCATCCCTTGTCGGATTCACTCGAAGGGATTACCCATTCGCTCTGCACCCTGGAATTTCAAGACCATCGACCGCTGTATGATTGGGTGCTTCGCGAATGTCAGGTCGCGTGTCATTCTCAACAGATTGAATTTGCCAGATTGAACTTGAGCTATACCGTGACGAGCAAGCGAAAACTTCTACAGTTGGTCGAGGAAGGACATGTGAAGGGATGGGATGATCCCCGCTTGCCGACGATCAAAGGGTTGCGACGTCGAGGGTATACCCCCGAATCGATTCGGAGTTTTTGCGAAGGCGTCGGAGTGGCAAAACGTGATGGAACGATCGAGATGGGAAAGCTCGAGCATGCCGTTCGCGAAGACCTCAATGCACGGGCCCTCCGTGTCATGGCGGTCTTGCGTCCCTTGAAAGTGATTATCGACAATTTCCCGGAGGGTCAAGTCGAGTCTATGACAGCGGTGAATAATCCAGAGGATACGACTGCCGGTGAACGGACGGTGCCGTTTTCGAAAGAAATCTACATTGAGCAGGACGATTTTCGGGAAGAGCCACCGAAGAAGTTCTTTCGTTTGTCTCCTGGAAAAGAAGTTCGTCTCCGGTATGCCTATATCATCAAATGTGAACATGTTGTGAAAGACCCACTGACAGGAGCGGTGCTGGAAGTCCACTGTACCTACGATCCCGAGACGCGGAAGGGCGGCCCTCAAGCAGGAAGGAAAGTCAAGGGAACGCTCCACTGGGTTTCAGCCCCACATGCGATTCCGGCAGACGTCCGTCTGTACGATTCGTTGTTTCTGACTGAAAATCCCAATGCGGAAGAAGACTTTCGTTCTGTGCTCAACCCCGACTCGTTACAGGTACTGACGAATTGCCAAGTGGAGCCTAGTCTGCGCGGTGCAACAACAGGCATCCCCTATCAATTTGAGCGGCAGGGGTATTTTTGTGTCGATCCGGATTCCACGCCCGAGAAGCTTGTGTTCAACCGGACTGTGGCCTTGCGAGATTCCTGGGCCAGGCTTGAAAAGAACACTCAATAA